Below is a window of Virgibacillus sp. NKC19-3 DNA.
TTATTCACAGGAGTGTGTCCATACACAATCCATTCGCTGCCGTGATAGTCTTGCGCCCAGTCTTTGCGTATCGGACGACCATGCATATCAGTATTACCAGTAACATCACCATAAAGAACAAAGCTTTCTACTTTTTTATCTGCATGACCAATATAAGATTCTTTTATGCCCGCATGTGCTACAATTGCCTGTACTTCTGGGATCTGCAGGTAGAGAGGGGCTTGCTCAACCAATGTCATGAATTTTCTTTTAATGCGTTCCTGTTCTTTCTTGCTACAAGCGTTGTATTCTGCAACTGTGGTCTCCAGTCCATGACGGATTTGAACATTGTTTCCCAAAAAGTAACGATACAGCTTGTTGCAATGGTTGCCAGGTACATATTTTGCTTTATGGTGTACGACGACCATATCATAAATAAGGTTGATAACCTGGATTGAAGCAGGGCCTCTGTCAGTGATATCTCCTAGAAATATAGGAATCCTTGCATCAGGATGGATATAAATCTTATTTTGTTTCCAGTAGCCCAATGCCTTAAACAGTTCATGCAATTCTTCCGTGCAGCCATGCACATCACCAATAACATCAATTTTCATCATCATTTCCACCTTGTCTTATTTTTAAGTTCACGTCATATAGTGTTGATTAAGATGCGTATATGTATAAGTGTACATGAGTTTAAATCATTTTTTAAGTAAATTTTTAGTGTAGAAAGGATGTGATGAAATGGATTCAACGAACAATTATAATGAAAATGATGATGTAACATATACAGAGCATTGGGAAAAGTTGCAAGTAGCATTAAAAGAGGAAGAAACGGCAGATTTTCGCAATGAATTTCTGGACTTGCATCCATATGATCAGGCTGTGTTTTTTTTCGAACAGTCCAAAGAAACCCGCTTGCAAATATATACCTATTTATCTCCGGAAGAAGTAGCAGAAATGATGGAAAACATTGAGTTAGACGATACGAAGATCTTTTTTGCGGAAATGGATCCACGTTTTGCGTCGATGGTGCTAGCGGAAATGGCAGCAGATAATGCAGTAGATATATTGAATGAACTGGATAAAGATCAGGTGGCCAGTTTTTTAACAATTATGGATAAACCTGCCGCCGAAGAGATTAAACAATTGTTGCATTATGAAGAAAAAACAGCCGGAAGTATTATGACAACTGAATTTATAGCTATTATGAAAACAAAGACGGTTAAACAAGCTATGCATCAATTAAAAGAGGAAGCACCAGATGCAGAAACGATTTATTATATATATGTGTTGGATGAAGATAAATGTTTAGTCGGTGTGCTCTCGTTACGTGATTTAATTATAGCGGATGAAGATGTTCATATTGAAGCAGTGATGAGCGAGAAAATTGTTTCCGTATCTGTGGCGAAAGACCAGGAAGATGTCGCCCAAATGATCCGAGATTATGATTTTCTAGCAGTGCCGGTTGTTGATTTTCAAGATCATTTACTTGGCATTATTACCGTTGATGATATTCTGGATGTTATGCATGAGGAAGCAAGCGAAGATTACTCCAAGTTGGCAGCTGTGGCTGATACGGACAGTCGCGATGATAGTGTGTTTATTTCAGCAAAGAAACGTCTCCCATGGCTGATTATCTTATTATTTTTAGGTATGTTTACCGCAAGCTTAATTGGGCAATTTGAAGATGCGCTTGAGCAGGTTGCTGTATTGGCTGTGTTTATTCCGTTGATTGCCGGAATGGCAGGAAATACGGGGACTCAGGCACTTGCAGTAGCTGTAAGAGGTCTGTCAACGGGGGATTATGGAAAGCAAAAGAAATCCAAATTGTTCTTGAGAGAAGCAGGGACTGGGTTGATCAATGGTATAGTATGTGGCATATTGATCACTATTGTTATTTATCTGTGGCAAGGGGATATTTTTCTTGGATTGCTGGTAGGAATTTCGATCATGGCTACGTTAATTGTAGCAACGCTTGCAGGATCGATACTTCCAATTTTAATGCACCGTTTTAACATAGACCCTGCAGTAGCATCAGGACCATTTATTACAACGATCAATGACATTATTTCCATTTTGATCTATTTTGGCATGGCAACCACGTTTATGGATTTTTTGATTTAACATGAAGGAAGCATCTCTTTACAGGGATGCTTTTTATATAGCGTGTGGAGAATCGACTCCCAGCATGAAAGTCACATCAAAGAGGAGAAAGAATCGACCGCAGGGCTAGAGAAAAGAACCCACGTAGACAGTCCCCTTAAGAACACATTTCAATTCCTGGGTTCATATAATGGGGTGACGCATTTTATAAAGGAGAGGTTATCGAATGAGAAAGAAGAAATTTGCGAAGGACCCATTGCTATACATTCATCAACCATCTACAAAAACACCAAAAGCGCCAATGCAGCATAATTATACGTCACCTCAAAGAAAGCGAAATAAAGAAGTGGAAGCTAGTACAGCAGATCCACAGACGCAATATGTTCCAAAAAAGTCACTGAATCGAAGTTTTTACAAGGAAGAAGCACTTTATTTTGATGAAATGGAATCGGAAGTGGAAACAAATGAAAGTGAAGAAAACGAAGATGATGAGGATAAAGAACCTATAGATGAAGAAAAAACGGAAAAAAGATTTAAAGATATGACATTGGATGAGAAGGTTGCTTATTTTGTAGATGCTCCGGAGTATGCGCCGAAATTAAGGTGTGAAGTCAAAACAGAGAAAAGGTCCTATCGTGGTGTCATTACAGACTCAAATGATGATGAGGTATTTATTCGAGTAGGGAAACGTTCTTCTAGTACAGCAGTTCCGATGGAAGAAATCATATCGATCCGATTGTTAGGATTTTAATGAAAAAATACACCAGGGAAAGGAGGAGGATTTCCCCCTTTTCAATGGTGTCATTTTTATTTTATCTTGTTAGTTAAAGTGCATTTACTGCTGGCAGGCAAGTAACATGGCAGAAGCAGCTAACATCTACAGTCATGCAGATACCAGTAGCAAGTAATGGTTTTGTATCTTGCTCACACGGGCTTTTCGGATCTCTGTTTCCATCTTTCGGATCTCTTAATAGCTCCAGTGTTGCACAGCAATCTTTTGTTACTTTTTTCACTCTAAAGTAGAAGCTCGATGTTATATCACCAATATCGTTCGGATTTGCACCATACCCTTTAAATGGCTTGCAACCATCCTTACAATATAAAATGATTGGTACTGTATCCAAACCATTACTATTATCTGATTCACCCAGTAAGTCGTTAATCGATTGTTCGCAGCTTGTGTCACAGCAATTCTCTACGACATCACTCTGCGCTTCTGAAATCTCTCTTAAAATGTCACATACACAGTTACCTGTGTCAAAATCTTTTCCACAACCCATGAATTATAACCCCTTCCAAAGTGTATTGACTTAGTTGTCTTTAATAGAATATGTGTTAAGACATGGATTGTGTGGGCGTTCAACTTAATTATCGAGATATTTAACCTATCATTTTACAGGTAGGTGAACACACCAAGATACCAAAGTGACATAGAATAATAACGATCCATATTCGTTAGGAGTGATTCAAGTGTCGGATAAAAAACAAGTTATCCATGTTAAGGATTTGGTGATTAAAGCGGATAACGTTCATATTGAGCGACCCCGTCATGATCCATTTTTTGGTCCTCTTCGGGGCGAACGTAACGTTGATGTAAAATCATCGGATCGTAAAAACGATGATAAAGAAGAAAACAGTGAAAACAAACCTGATCGAAGGTCTTTCTGGTTTTAAACGCCATTTCAGCCACTTTTCTTTATGTTAAATAAGAAAAGTGGCATATTTTTTCTTAAAATAGGGTAAATGCATACGTAAAAGGCCACTGTTGAGATGTGGTAATTTAGCGGTAACATCATATCAGTATAATAAACAAAATCGAATCAGTGCAGATAAACAAATCTTTTATTATGTGGAAACCCCATACTTTAGC
It encodes the following:
- a CDS encoding CotO family spore coat protein; amino-acid sequence: MRKKKFAKDPLLYIHQPSTKTPKAPMQHNYTSPQRKRNKEVEASTADPQTQYVPKKSLNRSFYKEEALYFDEMESEVETNESEENEDDEDKEPIDEEKTEKRFKDMTLDEKVAYFVDAPEYAPKLRCEVKTEKRSYRGVITDSNDDEVFIRVGKRSSSTAVPMEEIISIRLLGF
- the prpE gene encoding bis(5'-nucleosyl)-tetraphosphatase PrpE, which codes for MKIDVIGDVHGCTEELHELFKALGYWKQNKIYIHPDARIPIFLGDITDRGPASIQVINLIYDMVVVHHKAKYVPGNHCNKLYRYFLGNNVQIRHGLETTVAEYNACSKKEQERIKRKFMTLVEQAPLYLQIPEVQAIVAHAGIKESYIGHADKKVESFVLYGDVTGNTDMHGRPIRKDWAQDYHGSEWIVYGHTPVNKPRIVNKTINIDTGCVFGNALSAFRLPEEKIIAVPSNQPYMADKFRSFPS
- the mgtE gene encoding magnesium transporter, with amino-acid sequence MDSTNNYNENDDVTYTEHWEKLQVALKEEETADFRNEFLDLHPYDQAVFFFEQSKETRLQIYTYLSPEEVAEMMENIELDDTKIFFAEMDPRFASMVLAEMAADNAVDILNELDKDQVASFLTIMDKPAAEEIKQLLHYEEKTAGSIMTTEFIAIMKTKTVKQAMHQLKEEAPDAETIYYIYVLDEDKCLVGVLSLRDLIIADEDVHIEAVMSEKIVSVSVAKDQEDVAQMIRDYDFLAVPVVDFQDHLLGIITVDDILDVMHEEASEDYSKLAAVADTDSRDDSVFISAKKRLPWLIILLFLGMFTASLIGQFEDALEQVAVLAVFIPLIAGMAGNTGTQALAVAVRGLSTGDYGKQKKSKLFLREAGTGLINGIVCGILITIVIYLWQGDIFLGLLVGISIMATLIVATLAGSILPILMHRFNIDPAVASGPFITTINDIISILIYFGMATTFMDFLI
- a CDS encoding CotY/CotZ family spore coat protein encodes the protein MGCGKDFDTGNCVCDILREISEAQSDVVENCCDTSCEQSINDLLGESDNSNGLDTVPIILYCKDGCKPFKGYGANPNDIGDITSSFYFRVKKVTKDCCATLELLRDPKDGNRDPKSPCEQDTKPLLATGICMTVDVSCFCHVTCLPAVNAL